From the genome of Phycicoccus duodecadis:
TCGTCCACACCATCGCAGCCGATGCGCCCACAGGTCCTACGCCCGCGAGCGAGGCTGGGGCGAGCGAGGGAGCTCCGGGCGACCTGGTCGAGGTCACCGGCCTCCGCCCCGGCGAACCCACGCTGGTCTCCCGTGCGTGGCTCGACCGTGCCAGCGCTCCGCTGCTGCCTACAGACACGACCCCCACTCGCGCCGGCCGGGCCGCACCGCGACCGCGGGGCAAACCGGCGAAGAGTCCCGCCCCGTGTGACCCGCTCACCGGCGCGCTGCTCGACCTCGCCGGCGCCCTCACCACCGACGCCTACCGCCCCGGCAAGGCCCTGGTCGCGCTGGTCAAGGCCCGCGACGGGCACTGCCGCTTCCCCGGCTGCCACGTCGCCGCCCGCTTCTGTGACCTCGACCACGTCACCCCCTGGCCCACCGGCCCGACATCAGCGGCCAACCTGGTCTGCCTCTGCCGCCGACACCACCGCATCAAACAACGCCCCGGCTGGCGCGCGGTTCTCCACCCCGACGCCACCCTCACCTGGACCGACCCCACCGGCCGGAACCGCACCACCCACCCCGTCGACCACCTCCACCGCGCCGTCCTGCCCGACACCGGCACCGACCCCGCCCCCGTGATCTCCAAACCCCGCCTCGTCACCCCCGACGGACCCCACAGCACCCTCGAGTACCACCTCGAACACACCCTCGGCCCACCACCAGCAAGACCCCACCCCCGCTGCCGCATCGACCACCACCACCCGACAGCCGCCGGCGCCCACCTCACCTACACCGCAACCGCTCCACCCTGTCGGGCACCGTCCCCGACAGCGGAGCCCGACCCGCCCTTCTGACCCGGGACCACCCGAAGGGCGTCACCCGTCCCACGAGCGGGAGCTCAGGGTTCGACACCGACGGGGGAATGACTCACGCCTCGGCATGTTGAACCCTCAACGACATCGACGCCCGCTCCGGCCCCATCCCTGGGGGTCGGGCGGCGGGCCTCCCGCACAGAACGGTGAGACATGACAGACCTGTTCACCCCCCTGCCCACCCCCCTCGGCGAGCTGCCGCACCGCATCGTGCTGGCGCCGCTCACGCGCAACCGCGCCGACGAGAACGGCGTCCCCACCGACCTCCAGGTCGAGTACTACCGCCAGCGGGCCTCCGCCGCGCTCATCGTCACCGAGGGCACCCAGCCCAGCGCCGTCGGCCAGGGCTACCTCAACACCCCCGGCATCCACAGCGCCGAGCAGGTCGCCGGTTGGCGCCGAGTGGCCGACGCCGTCCACGGTGAGGGCGGCCGCATCGTCGTCCAGCTGATGCACGTCGGCCGCGTCGCGCACCCCGACAACAAGCACGGCCTCGAGACCGTCGCCCCCAGCGCCCTCGCGGCCCCCGGCGAGATGTTCACCGCCGGCGGCCCCAAGCCCCACCCGGTGCCCCGTGCCCTCACCGAGGACGAGATCCCCTCCGTGGTCCAGGAGTACGTCGACGCCGCCCGCAACGCCATCGAGGCCGGGCTCGACGGCGTCGAGGTCCACGGCGCCAACGGCTACCTCATCCACCAGTTCCTCGCGCCGGGCTCCAACGAGCGCACCGACGGCTACGGCGGCTCCCCCGCCGCCCGCGCGCGCTTCGGCGTCGAGGTCGTCCGGGCCGTCGTCGACGCCATCGGCGCCGACCGGGTGGGCCTGCGCCTCTCGCCGGCCCACAACATCCAGGGTGCCACCGAGGAGGACGAGGCCGACACCCAGGCCACGTACACCGCCTTCCTCGAGGGCATCGCCGACCTCGGCATCGCCTACGTGTCGGTGCTCGCCGACCCCCGCGGCGAGCTGGCCGCGACCATCCGCTCGCTGCACCACGGCGTCCTGCTGGTCAACGACGGCTTCGCCTCGGTGACGACCCGTGACGCGGCCGAGAAGCTCGTCCAGGAAGGCCTCGGCGACGCCGTGGTCGTCGGCCGGCTCTTCCTGGCCAACCCCGACCTGCCGCGCCGCTGGCACGAGGGCGCCGAGCTCAACGAGCCGAACCCCGACACCTTCTACGGTGGCGGCGCCGAGGGTTACGTCGACTACCCCACGCTGGACGAGCTGCGCGAGAGCGCCTGAGCGACAGCACGACGGGACCCCGGGCGGTCGGCACGCGACCCCCGGGTGTCCCGTCGGTGCAGCCGCACCGACAGCGCGAGCACGCCGAGGCCCAGCACGGCGAGCCCCACCCCCACCCACGAGGGCGCCGTGTAGGCGTAGCCGGCCGCGATGACGACGCCGCCCAGCCACGCCCCCAGCGCGTTGGCCGCGTTGAGCGCGGCGTGGTTGCCGGCCGCGGCCAGGGTCTGGGCCGCGCCCGCCACCTGCATCAGCCGCAGCTGGAGGTTGATGACGAGCACCGACGCCAGCATCGAGACCAGCGCCAGCACCACCAGAGCGGCCACGGCGTAGGGGGCCGCGAGGGCGAAGAGCGCCAGCCCGACACCGAGCCCCACCATCCCGATGACGACCGAGCGCAGCACCGACCAGTCGCCCATCCGGCCCGCCACCAGGTTGCCGACGAAGCCGGCGGCCCCGAAGACCAGCAGGAAGACGGGCACCGCCGACTCCGACAGCCCCGTCACCTCGGTCACGGTGGGCGCGATGTAGGAGTACATGGCGAACATCCCGCCGAAGCCGATGGCGGCCACCGCCAGGGTCAGCATCACCTGCAGGCTCTTCAGTGCGCTGAGCTCGGCCCGCACGGTCCGCGTGGGGTCGGCCGCCAGCCGGGGCACACCCAGCGCCACCAGCGCCACGGTGGCCGCCCCGAGGACCGCCACCAGCCAGTAGGCCGACCGCCACCCCGCGTGCTGCCCGAGCCAGGTGGCGCCCGGCACGCCGAGGACGTTCGCGATCGGGATGCCGAGCATCACCGTGCCGACGGCCCGCCCGGCCCGCCCGTTGGGTGCGAGGTCGACGGCGACCAGCGCGGCCACCCCGAAGAACGCGCCGTGCGGCAGCCCCGACAGGAAGCGCGCGGCGACCAGCAGCTCGTAGCTCGGCGCCAGCGCACTGAGCACGTTCCCGACCGCGAAGGCGGCCATCAGCGACAGCAGCAGCCCCTTGCGCGGGCGCGTCGCGCCGAGGGCGGCGATGAGCGGCGCACCGGACACGACCCCCGCCGCGTAGGCCGAGATGGTGTGCCCCGCCACCGGGATGCTGACCTGCACCCCGTCGGCGATGCGCGGCAGCAGCCCCATCGTCACGAACTCGGTCGTCCCGATGGCGACGCCGCCGAGGATGAGGGCGGCGGTCGCGAGGGCTGGGTGTCGGGGCGCGGGCACGCAGGTGCAAGGAACCCGACCCCGTGGGGCATTCCCGCGCAGGGCCATCCGGCCCGGATGTCGCACGGACCTCCTCCGAACGGCCCGCTGCCTAGGATCGGGGGATGCGCGCAGCCCAGGTGACCCGGCTCGACGGACCCGAGGCCGTCGAGGTCGTCGACCTCCCCGACGCGGCCGAGGGGGCCGACCCCGCGACCACGGTCGTCGTCGACGTCGCGGCCGCCGGAATCTGCTTCCCCGACGTGCTGCTGACCCGCGGCCAGTACCAGATGAAGCCCGACCCGCCCTTCGTCCCGGGCTCGGAGGTGGCCGGGGTGGTCCGCAGCGCCCCGCCCGGGAGCGAGCTCTCCCCGGGCGACCGGGTGGCCGCGTTCTGCGTGCTCGGCGGCTTCGCCGAGGCGGTCGCCGTCGACCCCGCCATGGTCTTCCCGCTGCCGCAGGACACCCCCTGGGCCGCCGGCGCGGCGCTGCCGATGAACTACCTGACCTGCCACTTCGCGCTGCGCGAGCGCGGTCGCCTCCAGCCCGGCGAGACCGTGCTGGTGCACGGCGCGGCCGGCGGCGTCGGCACCGCGGCCGTCCAGCTGGCCAAGGCCTGGGGCGCCCGGGTCGTCGCCGTCGTCTCCACCGACGCCAAGGGTGCGGTGGCGCGGGCCGCCGGCGCCGACGAGGTGGTCCCGGCCGACGGCTTCAAGGACGCCGTCGCCGACCTCACCTCCGGGCGCGGCGTCGACCTGGTCGTCGACCCCGTGGGGGGCGACCGCCTCACCGACTCGCTGCGCTCGCTGGCCCCCGGCGGTCGGCACCTCGTCATCGGGTTCACCGCCGGCTCCATCCCCGAGGTGAGGGTCAACCGGCTCCTGCTCAACAACGTCTCGGTCGTCGGGGTGGGCTGGGGCGCGTGGTGGACCCACCGCCAGGGCCCCGGCCCCGGGTACCTGCGCACCCAGTGGGACGAGCTGGTCCCCCTGCTCGAGTCCGGCGCCGTGGACCCCGTCATCGGCGAGGTGCGCGACCTCGACGAGGTGGTCGCCGCCCTGGTCGCCGTCGACGAGCGCCGCGCCACCGGCAAGGTGCTGCTGACCCCCTGACCTGCGGCATTCGGCACCCCACTCCTTCGGACGTCGTCCGCAAGTCATAGCCTCCGCACAGGTTCTGAGGATGCCCGCGGGCCGCCGACAGGGCAGGGTTACCCCTGAGTCCCGCGGCCCCGGCCGCCCGTCATCTCTCGGAGGTCCGCTTGTTCGACACCGTCTTCGGCATCCCCGTGCACGCCCTGGTCGTGCACGCCGTGGTCGTCCTCTCCCCCCTCACGGTCCTGATGCTGCTGGCCTTCTCGGTCAGCGAGCGGTTCCGCGCCTGGAGCGGCTGGCTGACCACCGCGGTGGGCGCGCTGACGACCCTCTTCTCCTTCGTCGCGAGCTCGTCGGGTGAGTCACTCCAGCGCCGGGTGGGCCGCACCGACCTCGTCCGGGAGCACGCCGAGCTCGGCGACCTGCTGCCCTGGGTCGTCCTCGGCGCCACCATCGTCGCCGGCGTCCTCTGGTACCTCTGGCGCTCCGGCCGCCGGGCCGCCGTCGACGGCGAGGGCCCCGCGCGCCCGTCGAGCCTGTTCCGCATCCTGACCGTCGTGGGCGTCCTCGCCGCCGTCGGCCTCGCGGTCGACGTGACCCTGGTGGGCCACTCCGGCGCCAAGGCCGTCTGGAGCGAGGTCGGGTCCAAGACCGTCCAGGGCGGCGGCGGGGACGACGAGGGCTGAGCGCCGGCGCGCACCCCTAGGCTGACGGCATGGAGTTCCGGAACGTCTACGCCCAGGGGTTCGCCCGGGTCGCGGCGTGCACCCTCCCCGTCGCCCTGGCCGACCCGGCCGAGAACGCCCGGCGCATCGTCGAACAGGTCCGTGCCCACCACGACGACGGGGTGGCCGTGGCGCTGTTCCCCGAGCTGTCGCTGTCGGGCTACGCCATCGACGACCTGCTGCTGCAGGACGTCCTGCTCGACGCCGTCGAGGCCGGCATCGTGGCCGTCGCCGAGGCGACTGCCGGCCTCACCCCGCTCGTCGTCGTCGGCGCCCCCCTGCGCCACGGGCACCGCCTCTACAACTGCGCCGTCGTCATCCACCGCGGCGAGGTCCTCGGCGTCGCGCCCAAGTCGTACCTGCCCAACTACCGCGAGTTCTACGAGAAGCGCTGGTTCGCCGCCGGCACCGGCCAGGAGGGCCAGTTCCTCGTCCGCCCCGCGTGGCCCGGCAGCGACGCCGACGGCGAGATCCCGTTCGGGCCCGACCTGCTGTTCTCGGCCGACGACGTGCCGGGCCTCGTCGTGCACGCCGAGGTCTGCGAGGACATGTGGGTCCCGGTGCCGCCCAGCCACGAGGCGGCCCTCGCCGGCGCCAGCGTGCTGCTGAACCTGTCGGCCTCGCCCATCACCGTCGGCCGCGCGCAGGACCGCCACCTGCTGGCCCGCTCGGCCAGCGCCCGCTGCAACGCGGCCTACCTCTACGCCGCCGCGAGCCAGGGCGAGTCGAGCACCGACCTGTCGTGGGACGGGATGACGATGGTCTACGAGGCGGGCGACCTGCTCGGCGAGTCCGACCGCTTCCCCGACGGCCCGCGTGCCACCGTCGTCGACGTCGACCTCGACCGGCTGCGCCAGGAGCGCCTGCGCCAGGGCAGCTTCGACGACAACGCCGGCGCCTACTCCGCCGACGACGCCGGTTTCCGGGTGGTGCCGTTCCGGCTGCGCCCGCCCCCCGGCGACCTCGGCCTGCGCCGCTCGCTCGACCGCTTCCCGTTCGTCCCCGACGACCCCACCCGCCTGGCCCTCGACTGCTACGAGGCCTACAACATCCAGGTCAGCGGCCTCGAGCAGCGGCTGCGGGCCATCGGCGGCGGTGACCCGGCACGGATGCCGCGCATCGTCATCGGCGTCTCCGGCGGCCTCGACTCCACCCACGCCCTGATCGTCGCGGTCAAGGCCTGCGACCGGCTCGGGCTGCCCCGCACCCACGTCCTCGGCATCACGATGCCCGGCTTCGCCACCAGCGCCGGCACCAAGAGCAACGCCGTGCGGCTGATGGAGGCGCTCGGCATCCAGTGGGAGGAGGTCGACATCCGACCGCTGGCCACCCAGATGCTGCGCGACCTGGGCCACCCTGCGGGCGACGGCGACGAGGTCTACGACGTCACGTTCGAGAACGTGCAGGCCGGGCTGCGCACCGACCTGCTGTTCCGCGCGGCCAACCAGCGCGGGGGCATCGTCCTGGGGACCGGTGACCTCTCGGAGCTCGCGCTCGGGTGGTGCACCTACGGCGTGGGGGACCAGATGTCGCACTACGGCGTCAACGCCGGGGTGCCCAAGACCCTCATCCAGCACCTCATCCGCTGGGTCGTCTCGTCCGGCGAGCTCGGCGACGAGAAGGCCGACGAGACGCTGCTCGCCATCCTGGCCACCGAGATCAGCCCCGAGCTGGTGCCGGCCCGCGACGGCGAGAAGATCCAGTCGACCCAGGACACCATCGGGCCGTACGCCCTGCACGACTTCACGCTCTTCCACCTGCTGCGGCGCGGCTACCGGCCCAGCAAGGTCGCGTTCCTGGCCGAGCACGCGTGGCGCGACGTCGAGGCCGGCGCGTGGCCTTCGGGCTACCCCGAGGCCGACCGCACCGCCTACGACCTGGCCGCGGTCCGGCACTGGATGCAGGTGTTCCTGCGCCGCTTCTTCCAGAACCAGTTCAAGCGGTCGGCGCTGCCCAACGGCCCCAAGGTCGTCGCGGGCGGTTCGCTCTCACCGCGCGGCGACTGGCGGATGCCGTCGGACGCCGCCGCCGCCGCCTGGCTCGCCGAGCTCGAGGCGAACGTCCCGGAGGCGTGACGACGGCGGCTCGCCGCTGACGCCTACGCGCCGCCCGTGGCTCC
Proteins encoded in this window:
- a CDS encoding HNH endonuclease signature motif containing protein, whose translation is MLTDALSPGEVRGSQEEWAQALGELQAVIDTATAAQDAAIVRLAAIEPEVLDDGEVIDTPRALGHVALDASAIVSGVLAVTAVHAERRVRAAVRLAADGPEGTATETGLRGLHEAMGAGRLDAYRASVVATELEEAPAEVAASVIAGLHEYFGSEDGPRLRRRVRRMLARISPDLLRQRAVRARSECRLERWVGEPGVDTWHGTFPSEEAAQAWAAIDALAQQYVTDGVCEPVDRARAKALTDLVAGNATIDVQVVHTIAADAPTGPTPASEAGASEGAPGDLVEVTGLRPGEPTLVSRAWLDRASAPLLPTDTTPTRAGRAAPRPRGKPAKSPAPCDPLTGALLDLAGALTTDAYRPGKALVALVKARDGHCRFPGCHVAARFCDLDHVTPWPTGPTSAANLVCLCRRHHRIKQRPGWRAVLHPDATLTWTDPTGRNRTTHPVDHLHRAVLPDTGTDPAPVISKPRLVTPDGPHSTLEYHLEHTLGPPPARPHPRCRIDHHHPTAAGAHLTYTATAPPCRAPSPTAEPDPPF
- a CDS encoding alkene reductase: MTDLFTPLPTPLGELPHRIVLAPLTRNRADENGVPTDLQVEYYRQRASAALIVTEGTQPSAVGQGYLNTPGIHSAEQVAGWRRVADAVHGEGGRIVVQLMHVGRVAHPDNKHGLETVAPSALAAPGEMFTAGGPKPHPVPRALTEDEIPSVVQEYVDAARNAIEAGLDGVEVHGANGYLIHQFLAPGSNERTDGYGGSPAARARFGVEVVRAVVDAIGADRVGLRLSPAHNIQGATEEDEADTQATYTAFLEGIADLGIAYVSVLADPRGELAATIRSLHHGVLLVNDGFASVTTRDAAEKLVQEGLGDAVVVGRLFLANPDLPRRWHEGAELNEPNPDTFYGGGAEGYVDYPTLDELRESA
- a CDS encoding MFS transporter; the encoded protein is MPAPRHPALATAALILGGVAIGTTEFVTMGLLPRIADGVQVSIPVAGHTISAYAAGVVSGAPLIAALGATRPRKGLLLSLMAAFAVGNVLSALAPSYELLVAARFLSGLPHGAFFGVAALVAVDLAPNGRAGRAVGTVMLGIPIANVLGVPGATWLGQHAGWRSAYWLVAVLGAATVALVALGVPRLAADPTRTVRAELSALKSLQVMLTLAVAAIGFGGMFAMYSYIAPTVTEVTGLSESAVPVFLLVFGAAGFVGNLVAGRMGDWSVLRSVVIGMVGLGVGLALFALAAPYAVAALVVLALVSMLASVLVINLQLRLMQVAGAAQTLAAAGNHAALNAANALGAWLGGVVIAAGYAYTAPSWVGVGLAVLGLGVLALSVRLHRRDTRGSRADRPGSRRAVAQALSRSSSSVG
- a CDS encoding NADPH:quinone oxidoreductase family protein, which translates into the protein MRAAQVTRLDGPEAVEVVDLPDAAEGADPATTVVVDVAAAGICFPDVLLTRGQYQMKPDPPFVPGSEVAGVVRSAPPGSELSPGDRVAAFCVLGGFAEAVAVDPAMVFPLPQDTPWAAGAALPMNYLTCHFALRERGRLQPGETVLVHGAAGGVGTAAVQLAKAWGARVVAVVSTDAKGAVARAAGADEVVPADGFKDAVADLTSGRGVDLVVDPVGGDRLTDSLRSLAPGGRHLVIGFTAGSIPEVRVNRLLLNNVSVVGVGWGAWWTHRQGPGPGYLRTQWDELVPLLESGAVDPVIGEVRDLDEVVAALVAVDERRATGKVLLTP
- a CDS encoding DUF2231 domain-containing protein, encoding MFDTVFGIPVHALVVHAVVVLSPLTVLMLLAFSVSERFRAWSGWLTTAVGALTTLFSFVASSSGESLQRRVGRTDLVREHAELGDLLPWVVLGATIVAGVLWYLWRSGRRAAVDGEGPARPSSLFRILTVVGVLAAVGLAVDVTLVGHSGAKAVWSEVGSKTVQGGGGDDEG
- a CDS encoding NAD(+) synthase, with the translated sequence MEFRNVYAQGFARVAACTLPVALADPAENARRIVEQVRAHHDDGVAVALFPELSLSGYAIDDLLLQDVLLDAVEAGIVAVAEATAGLTPLVVVGAPLRHGHRLYNCAVVIHRGEVLGVAPKSYLPNYREFYEKRWFAAGTGQEGQFLVRPAWPGSDADGEIPFGPDLLFSADDVPGLVVHAEVCEDMWVPVPPSHEAALAGASVLLNLSASPITVGRAQDRHLLARSASARCNAAYLYAAASQGESSTDLSWDGMTMVYEAGDLLGESDRFPDGPRATVVDVDLDRLRQERLRQGSFDDNAGAYSADDAGFRVVPFRLRPPPGDLGLRRSLDRFPFVPDDPTRLALDCYEAYNIQVSGLEQRLRAIGGGDPARMPRIVIGVSGGLDSTHALIVAVKACDRLGLPRTHVLGITMPGFATSAGTKSNAVRLMEALGIQWEEVDIRPLATQMLRDLGHPAGDGDEVYDVTFENVQAGLRTDLLFRAANQRGGIVLGTGDLSELALGWCTYGVGDQMSHYGVNAGVPKTLIQHLIRWVVSSGELGDEKADETLLAILATEISPELVPARDGEKIQSTQDTIGPYALHDFTLFHLLRRGYRPSKVAFLAEHAWRDVEAGAWPSGYPEADRTAYDLAAVRHWMQVFLRRFFQNQFKRSALPNGPKVVAGGSLSPRGDWRMPSDAAAAAWLAELEANVPEA